The following are encoded in a window of Sinomonas cyclohexanicum genomic DNA:
- a CDS encoding NAD(P)/FAD-dependent oxidoreductase has translation MPGAAEFAYPLSTLEGARRARSAVEAAGHASGAPAALTVVGAGPTGIETAAELAEQGCHVTLLCGGELGPYLHPRARRALAARLGGLGVRVLDGPGTRAAEVSAAVVRLEDGGEVRGSVTLWTAGFGVPDLAARSGLSTDPAGRLLTDETLTSVDDPRIVAAGDSAAPSGIPYRMSCQAAIPLGSLAADAVLARIEGRSPRAVSPGFVGQCLSVGRRDGLVQASTSDDHAKKGFLGGRTAAAIKEAVCWSTYRGLVFEGRRPGLVNWAFLKDGRRRDLLETRVALAREGSAS, from the coding sequence GTGCCCGGCGCGGCCGAGTTCGCCTACCCGCTCTCGACGCTCGAGGGCGCGCGGCGGGCGCGCTCGGCGGTCGAGGCCGCGGGCCATGCGTCGGGCGCACCCGCTGCTCTCACGGTGGTCGGCGCGGGACCCACGGGCATCGAGACCGCAGCCGAACTCGCTGAGCAGGGCTGCCACGTCACACTCCTCTGTGGCGGCGAGCTCGGCCCCTACCTGCATCCACGGGCCCGCCGCGCGCTCGCCGCACGCCTCGGGGGACTCGGCGTGCGGGTGCTCGACGGTCCGGGCACCCGGGCAGCCGAGGTGAGCGCCGCCGTCGTGCGTCTCGAGGACGGCGGGGAGGTGCGCGGCAGCGTGACGCTGTGGACCGCGGGGTTCGGGGTCCCGGACCTCGCCGCACGCAGCGGCCTGTCCACCGACCCTGCCGGACGCCTCCTCACCGACGAGACCCTGACGAGCGTGGACGACCCGCGGATCGTCGCCGCCGGCGACTCGGCCGCCCCCTCGGGCATCCCCTACCGGATGAGCTGCCAGGCCGCGATCCCGCTCGGCTCGCTCGCAGCGGATGCGGTGCTCGCCCGTATCGAGGGGCGTTCACCCCGGGCGGTCTCTCCGGGCTTCGTGGGCCAATGCCTCAGCGTCGGACGGCGCGACGGGCTCGTCCAGGCCTCCACGAGCGACGACCACGCGAAGAAGGGCTTCCTGGGCGGCCGCACCGCGGCCGCGATCAAGGAGGCCGTCTGCTGGTCGACCTACCGGGGCCTGGTCTTCGAGGGAAGGCGGCCGGGCCTGGTCAACTGGGCGTTCCTCAAGGACGGCCGGCGGCGGGACCTGCTCGAGACCCGCGTAGCGTTGGCCCGAGAGGGGAGTGCTTCATGA